A single Pantoea rwandensis DNA region contains:
- a CDS encoding Na+/H+ antiporter yields MEIFFTILIMTLVVSLSGVAARILPFQIPLPLVQIAAGALLAVPSFGLHVDFDPELFLVLFIPPLLFADGWKTPINEFLHHGREIMGLALVLVLITVVGIGYLIYWLVPGIPLIPAFALAAVLSPTDAVALSGIVGEGRIPKKIMSIVQGEALMNDASGLVSLKFAVAVAMGTMVFTWGGASVEFLKVAVGGLVAGVAVCWLYGRSLRLLSRWSGDDPATQTVLLLLLPFASYLIAEHLGVSGILAAVAAGMTITRSGIIRQAPLAMRLRANSVWQMLEFVFNGMVFLMLGLQLPDILETSVAQANADPNVELWMLFTDVALVYVALMIVRFGWLWMMQRASLRFLKKKPLEFSNYSFRELLIASFAGVRGAITLAGVLSIPLFLSNGEPFPARYELVFIATGVILFSLFVGVILLPILLRGMESHDKSGHRREVQHARAAMANVAIESLHKMEQRLENDTEENIDPELLKEVSLRVIGNLRRRVVGKDEVDQALFAENLERRFRLTALRAERAEVYHLRATQEISNETMQKLLRDLDLLEALLIEKEE; encoded by the coding sequence ATGGAAATCTTCTTTACCATTCTCATTATGACGCTGGTGGTATCACTCTCCGGCGTGGCAGCGCGCATATTGCCGTTCCAAATTCCCCTGCCGTTGGTGCAGATTGCCGCTGGTGCATTGCTGGCCGTGCCGAGCTTTGGCTTGCATGTCGATTTTGACCCCGAACTGTTCCTCGTGCTGTTCATTCCGCCGCTGCTGTTTGCCGATGGCTGGAAAACGCCGATTAACGAATTCTTGCACCACGGACGCGAGATCATGGGCCTGGCGCTGGTGCTGGTGCTGATTACCGTGGTCGGAATTGGTTATCTGATTTACTGGCTGGTGCCGGGTATTCCACTGATCCCTGCCTTCGCGCTCGCTGCGGTGCTGTCACCTACCGATGCCGTGGCGCTTTCCGGCATCGTCGGGGAAGGGCGTATCCCGAAAAAGATCATGTCGATTGTGCAGGGTGAAGCCCTGATGAACGACGCATCTGGCCTGGTTTCATTGAAGTTTGCGGTCGCGGTGGCGATGGGCACCATGGTGTTTACCTGGGGTGGTGCCAGCGTGGAGTTCCTCAAAGTGGCGGTCGGCGGTCTGGTCGCTGGCGTGGCGGTATGCTGGCTGTATGGCCGCTCGTTGCGTCTGCTGAGCCGCTGGAGCGGTGACGATCCGGCGACGCAAACTGTGCTGTTGCTGCTGCTGCCTTTCGCCTCTTATCTGATTGCTGAGCATCTGGGCGTGTCAGGTATCCTCGCGGCAGTTGCGGCGGGTATGACCATCACGCGCTCTGGCATTATCCGTCAGGCACCGCTGGCGATGCGTTTACGTGCGAATAGCGTGTGGCAGATGCTGGAGTTCGTCTTTAACGGCATGGTGTTCCTGATGCTGGGCCTGCAACTGCCGGACATTCTGGAAACCTCCGTCGCGCAGGCCAATGCCGATCCTAACGTTGAGCTGTGGATGTTGTTCACCGATGTTGCGCTGGTGTATGTCGCCTTGATGATTGTGCGCTTTGGCTGGCTGTGGATGATGCAACGTGCCAGCCTGCGCTTTCTGAAAAAGAAACCGCTGGAGTTCTCCAACTACTCTTTCCGTGAGTTGCTCATCGCTTCCTTTGCCGGTGTGCGCGGTGCAATTACGCTGGCCGGTGTGCTGTCGATTCCGCTGTTCCTCAGCAATGGCGAACCGTTCCCGGCGCGTTATGAACTGGTGTTTATCGCCACCGGCGTGATTCTGTTCTCGCTATTTGTCGGGGTGATTCTGTTGCCGATACTGCTGCGCGGTATGGAAAGCCATGACAAGTCCGGGCACCGGCGGGAAGTGCAGCATGCGCGTGCGGCGATGGCCAATGTGGCGATCGAGAGCTTGCACAAGATGGAGCAGCGACTGGAAAACGATACCGAAGAGAATATCGATCCGGAATTGTTGAAAGAGGTGAGCTTACGCGTGATCGGCAATCTGCGCCGTCGCGTGGTGGGTAAAGACGAGGTTGATCAGGCGTTGTTTGCCGAAAACCTGGAGCGTCGCTTCCGCCTGACTGCGCTGCGAGCTGAACGTGCCGAGGTTTACCATCTGCGTGCTACTCAAGAGATTTCGAATGAGACAATGCAGAAACTGCTGCGCGATCTCGATTTGCTGGAAGCGTTGCTGATCGAGAAAGAGGAGTAA
- a CDS encoding NCS2 family permease: protein MSGDSRPASGKLDAWFNISARGSSVRQEILAGLTTFLAMVYSVIVVPGMLGKAGFSPTAVFVATCLVASFGSIIMGLWANLPMAIGCAISLTAFTAFSLVLGQHISVPVALGAVFLMGLLFTLISVTGIRAWILRNLPMGVAHGTGVGIGLFLLLIAADGIGLVVKNPAPGLPVALGHFTSFPVIMALIGLAAIFGLEKRRVPGGILLTIVAISVVGLIFDPAVTYQGLFAMPSLKDANGQSAMFSLDIMGALQPVVLPSVLALVMTAVFDATGTIRAVAGQANLLDKDGQIINGGRALTTDSVSSLFAGLVGASPAAVYIESAAGTAAGGKTGLTAIVVGLLFLLILFMSPLAYLVPAYATAPALMYVGLLMLSNVAKIDFNDFVDAMSGLVTAVFIVLTCNIVTGIMLGFGSLVIGRVFAGEWRKLNVGTVVIAIALVTFYAGGWAI from the coding sequence ATGTCTGGCGATTCACGCCCGGCCAGTGGAAAACTGGACGCCTGGTTTAACATCTCGGCACGCGGCAGCAGCGTGCGTCAGGAAATTTTGGCGGGGCTAACCACCTTTTTAGCCATGGTTTACTCCGTCATTGTCGTTCCGGGTATGCTGGGTAAAGCCGGCTTCTCGCCGACTGCCGTGTTTGTAGCGACCTGCCTGGTCGCCAGCTTTGGTTCGATCATCATGGGATTGTGGGCCAACCTGCCCATGGCGATCGGCTGTGCGATTTCCCTGACCGCCTTCACCGCGTTTAGCCTGGTGCTGGGCCAGCACATTAGCGTCCCGGTTGCCCTTGGCGCGGTATTCCTGATGGGCTTGCTGTTCACGTTGATTTCGGTCACCGGGATTCGCGCCTGGATTTTGCGTAACCTGCCGATGGGCGTGGCGCACGGCACGGGAGTCGGTATTGGCCTGTTCCTGCTGCTGATTGCGGCCGATGGCATTGGCCTGGTTGTGAAGAACCCTGCGCCGGGCTTGCCGGTGGCACTCGGCCACTTCACCTCGTTCCCGGTGATTATGGCGCTGATCGGGCTGGCGGCCATCTTTGGTCTGGAAAAACGTCGTGTGCCAGGCGGGATTTTGCTGACCATCGTAGCGATTTCAGTGGTGGGTCTGATCTTTGATCCGGCGGTGACCTATCAGGGGCTGTTCGCTATGCCGAGCCTGAAGGATGCCAACGGCCAATCGGCTATGTTCAGCCTTGATATTATGGGTGCACTGCAACCAGTGGTACTGCCAAGCGTGCTGGCGCTCGTCATGACCGCAGTGTTTGATGCGACGGGTACCATCCGTGCCGTGGCGGGCCAGGCGAATCTGCTGGATAAAGACGGTCAGATCATTAACGGCGGTCGCGCGTTGACCACCGACTCCGTCAGCAGCCTGTTCGCCGGTTTGGTCGGCGCTTCGCCTGCGGCGGTGTATATCGAATCAGCTGCTGGCACAGCCGCAGGCGGCAAAACCGGACTGACGGCGATTGTCGTCGGTCTGTTGTTCCTGTTGATTTTGTTTATGTCTCCGCTGGCCTATCTGGTGCCGGCCTACGCGACGGCACCAGCGTTGATGTACGTTGGCCTGCTGATGCTAAGCAACGTGGCGAAGATTGACTTCAATGACTTTGTCGATGCGATGTCGGGTTTGGTCACTGCCGTGTTCATCGTTCTGACTTGCAACATCGTGACCGGCATCATGCTCGGCTTTGGTTCGTTGGTGATCGGTCGGGTGTTTGCGGGTGAGTGGCGCAAACTGAATGTCGGGACCGTAGTGATTGCGATTGCGCTGGTGACTTTCTATGCCGGTGGCTGGGCTATTTAA
- a CDS encoding glutathione S-transferase family protein, producing MITVHHLENSRSHRVLWLLEELSVPYQIKRYQREDTLLAPESLKKIHPLGKSPVMTDGNRVIAESGAILEYLLQKYDREHLFAITDEDEQIQARYWLHYAEGSLMPLLVMKLVFGQLGKKPVPWILRPAGMALSKGIQKAWLNKQLKLHGGVIEQHLSQHRYFAGSRFSLADVQMSFPLLALQMRGSLQEMPATARWLEAMQQRAAWQRAIEQGGAITFN from the coding sequence ATGATTACCGTTCACCATCTGGAAAATTCCCGTTCGCATCGCGTGTTGTGGCTGCTGGAAGAGCTGTCGGTGCCGTATCAAATTAAGCGTTATCAGCGCGAGGACACGCTGCTGGCGCCAGAGTCATTAAAGAAAATTCATCCGCTGGGGAAGTCGCCGGTGATGACCGATGGCAATCGCGTGATCGCCGAGTCAGGGGCGATTCTGGAATATCTGCTGCAAAAATATGACCGCGAGCACTTGTTTGCTATCACGGATGAGGATGAGCAGATTCAGGCGCGTTACTGGCTGCATTACGCGGAAGGGTCGCTGATGCCGTTGCTGGTGATGAAGCTGGTGTTTGGGCAACTCGGGAAAAAGCCGGTGCCATGGATTTTACGTCCGGCAGGCATGGCGTTGAGCAAAGGGATTCAGAAGGCGTGGCTGAATAAGCAGCTGAAGCTGCACGGTGGCGTGATTGAGCAGCATCTTAGTCAGCATCGTTATTTCGCCGGTTCTCGGTTTAGCCTCGCCGATGTGCAGATGAGTTTCCCGCTGCTGGCGCTGCAGATGCGGGGATCGTTGCAAGAGATGCCCGCCACCGCGCGTTGGCTGGAAGCGATGCAGCAGCGTGCTGCGTGGCAACGTGCGATTGAGCAGGGCGGGGCAATCACGTTCAATTAA
- the soxR gene encoding redox-sensitive transcriptional activator SoxR, producing the protein MKKERNYPKPVLTPGEVAKRSGVAVSALHFYETKGLIFSSRNGGNQRRYSRDVLRRVAIIKIAQRIGIPLATVSDSLMHVPANKRMSTQEWDALTQHWREELDKRIETLTRLRNDLDGCIGCGCLSMRDCPLRNPGDRLAEQGSGAVLLDPEQDEHKG; encoded by the coding sequence ATGAAAAAAGAACGCAATTACCCAAAACCGGTGTTAACGCCGGGTGAAGTGGCGAAACGTAGCGGCGTGGCCGTTTCCGCGCTGCACTTTTATGAAACCAAAGGTTTAATTTTTAGTTCGCGCAATGGCGGCAATCAACGGCGTTACAGCCGCGATGTGCTGCGCCGTGTAGCGATTATCAAGATTGCGCAGCGCATCGGCATTCCGCTGGCGACTGTCAGCGACAGTTTGATGCACGTGCCGGCCAACAAGCGTATGTCGACGCAGGAGTGGGATGCGCTGACGCAGCACTGGCGTGAAGAGCTGGATAAGCGTATCGAGACCCTGACGCGGCTGCGCAACGATTTGGATGGGTGTATTGGCTGTGGCTGCTTATCGATGCGTGATTGTCCACTGCGCAATCCCGGTGACCGTCTGGCAGAGCAAGGTTCGGGGGCGGTGTTACTCGATCCAGAGCAAGACGAGCACAAAGGTTAA
- the soxS gene encoding superoxide response transcriptional regulator SoxS has product MMQQEIIHSLTHWIDENLDKALSIDEVAAKSGYSKWHLQRMFRTVTKQTLGGYIRERRLTLAAEALRQTQRPVFDIAMQYGYDSQQTFSRVFRRQFSQTPTAYRHTMRRQAMIQRPRLLSFDCSENMNSFAQRTTGECCPVQ; this is encoded by the coding sequence ATGATGCAACAGGAAATCATTCATTCACTGACACACTGGATCGATGAAAATCTGGATAAGGCCCTGTCGATCGACGAAGTGGCAGCAAAATCCGGCTACTCAAAATGGCACCTGCAGCGTATGTTCCGTACCGTGACGAAACAAACGCTGGGTGGCTATATTCGTGAGCGCCGCCTGACTCTGGCCGCTGAAGCGTTACGCCAGACCCAGCGTCCAGTGTTCGATATCGCGATGCAATACGGTTACGATTCACAGCAAACTTTTTCGCGCGTATTCCGCCGTCAGTTTTCCCAGACGCCGACCGCCTATCGTCACACCATGCGCCGTCAGGCGATGATTCAGCGTCCGCGCCTGCTGAGTTTCGATTGCAGTGAAAACATGAACAGCTTTGCCCAGCGCACAACCGGCGAGTGCTGCCCGGTTCAGTGA
- a CDS encoding YjcB family protein: MATLTTSLIVMRWELLSAIMMFFASTMKIKLRQNSHHVMALMCGGIGVGMSCWFVTGLLGITLSMENLHNFMEISKNAFVEVMSQTPADWPMP, encoded by the coding sequence ATGGCTACGTTAACCACCAGTTTAATCGTCATGCGTTGGGAGCTGCTCAGCGCCATCATGATGTTCTTTGCCAGCACCATGAAAATTAAACTGCGTCAGAACAGTCACCACGTGATGGCACTGATGTGCGGCGGTATTGGTGTAGGCATGTCATGCTGGTTTGTCACCGGCCTGCTCGGCATTACCCTGAGCATGGAAAATCTGCACAATTTCATGGAAATCTCCAAAAACGCCTTCGTTGAAGTGATGAGTCAGACGCCTGCTGATTGGCCGATGCCTTAA
- a CDS encoding ATP-grasp fold amidoligase family protein, with amino-acid sequence MLKLKDELRRSVQYFIKKMPWAYQDRIYYFHKFRKLPNLRQPKVFNEKVLYRKFVFGDYQIYGRLSDKYSVREYIAEKVGSEYLIPLVYETSDPHSLHTLPSWKNTVIKPNHGSNMVEILLEEPDALKKQKIISDCHRWLKTDFANEAREIHYRYIKPRILVEQYIGDGKTAPIDYKFHMFNKRDGSFEYVLQVIYNRCNPLLSMNFYVNNLNEAYHKIRDTGLDVNPQMAQLQHALALSKTLASDFDYVRVDWYIDGDRIYFGELTFTPGAGLVTGLDRGLNQMMGDMWIQDRRGTQIPGVTVPEVAIPAVLKKI; translated from the coding sequence ATGCTCAAGTTGAAAGATGAACTCAGAAGAAGTGTCCAGTACTTCATCAAGAAGATGCCCTGGGCTTACCAGGACCGCATCTATTACTTTCATAAATTCCGCAAACTGCCTAATTTGCGTCAACCGAAAGTGTTTAATGAGAAGGTGCTGTACCGGAAATTCGTTTTTGGCGATTACCAAATCTATGGCCGCCTGTCGGATAAGTATTCGGTGCGCGAATACATCGCCGAGAAAGTGGGCAGCGAATACCTGATCCCACTGGTGTATGAGACCAGCGACCCGCACTCGCTGCATACGCTGCCGAGCTGGAAGAACACGGTGATTAAGCCCAATCACGGCTCCAACATGGTGGAAATCCTGCTGGAAGAGCCGGATGCGCTAAAGAAGCAGAAAATTATCAGTGACTGCCATCGCTGGTTGAAGACCGACTTTGCTAATGAAGCGCGTGAGATTCACTATCGCTACATCAAGCCGCGTATCCTGGTGGAGCAGTACATTGGTGATGGTAAAACCGCGCCGATTGATTACAAGTTTCACATGTTCAACAAGCGTGACGGCAGCTTTGAATATGTGCTGCAGGTGATTTACAACCGATGTAACCCGTTACTGTCGATGAATTTTTATGTGAACAACCTCAATGAGGCGTACCACAAAATTCGCGATACCGGGCTGGATGTGAATCCACAAATGGCGCAGTTACAGCACGCATTGGCGCTGAGTAAAACCCTGGCGAGCGATTTTGATTATGTGCGTGTGGACTGGTACATCGATGGTGATCGGATTTACTTTGGCGAGCTGACGTTTACGCCAGGTGCCGGGTTGGTGACCGGGTTGGACCGTGGATTAAACCAGATGATGGGTGATATGTGGATTCAAGACCGCCGCGGTACGCAGATACCGGGTGTGACGGTGCCGGAAGTCGCTATTCCAGCCGTATTGAAGAAAATTTGA
- a CDS encoding polysaccharide biosynthesis C-terminal domain-containing protein, with translation MKLSVMSNAAWMMSEKIVSVFGVIFVTSYVAKSFGPTIFGQMAFSTSLFSMVQTVAIFGTETILFKRISKSAPKGLRLMAVARTLRLVLLLLTSIPVLIWVWYNMQENFLAFALASFISSVFVTQDTFSVYNNARLASRLNTVANSVGLLLGFTLSFTIAWLHLNPLWLTLSIVLVTLVPYVIKRSNFYRENQDMAPPQEKRNTYLRYLLYAGLPLAISSIFISVQVKAAQMFLAGIASARDLGLFAAANTISASWIFIPVAIITSCFSEIFRERGAAAIKLTARLNGYVMGVSLLLLAVIALYGEQIIIALYGHEYTQSGSLITLLSLATCFSAMGTVAYRYMVKEGGFNYLLKKIICLMMISLPLSWWLIQGYGIMGAAWSVFISELLSLTVMNYFFNNGVIQKIQVSSLNYKTYK, from the coding sequence ATGAAATTGAGCGTAATGTCTAATGCCGCCTGGATGATGTCTGAGAAGATCGTCTCGGTGTTCGGCGTCATATTTGTGACCTCCTACGTGGCTAAGTCATTTGGTCCGACCATCTTCGGTCAGATGGCGTTTTCAACCTCGTTGTTTTCGATGGTGCAGACCGTAGCGATTTTCGGTACCGAAACCATCCTGTTCAAACGCATCAGCAAGAGCGCGCCGAAAGGCCTGCGGTTGATGGCGGTGGCGCGCACCTTGCGGTTGGTCTTATTGCTGTTGACCTCCATCCCGGTGTTGATTTGGGTGTGGTACAACATGCAGGAAAATTTCCTCGCATTTGCCCTGGCCTCATTTATCTCCTCCGTATTTGTGACGCAGGATACGTTCAGCGTCTATAACAACGCACGTCTGGCTTCCCGACTTAACACGGTGGCTAACTCGGTGGGTCTGCTATTGGGCTTTACCCTGAGTTTCACCATTGCCTGGCTGCATCTCAATCCCTTGTGGCTGACGCTGTCGATTGTGCTGGTCACGCTGGTGCCGTACGTCATTAAACGGTCTAACTTTTACCGCGAAAATCAGGACATGGCGCCACCGCAGGAGAAGCGCAATACCTACCTGCGTTATCTGCTGTACGCCGGTTTACCGTTGGCCATTTCCAGCATCTTCATTTCCGTGCAGGTTAAGGCCGCTCAGATGTTTCTGGCGGGTATTGCCTCCGCTCGCGATCTCGGTCTGTTTGCTGCCGCCAATACCATTTCGGCGTCCTGGATATTCATTCCGGTTGCCATCATCACTTCCTGCTTTTCGGAGATCTTCCGGGAGCGCGGAGCAGCCGCCATCAAGCTCACTGCGCGGCTGAACGGCTATGTCATGGGTGTTTCATTGTTGTTGTTAGCGGTGATCGCGCTGTATGGCGAGCAAATCATCATCGCTTTGTATGGTCACGAGTACACACAGTCAGGGAGTCTCATTACGTTACTGTCGTTAGCGACCTGCTTTTCGGCAATGGGGACCGTAGCGTATCGCTACATGGTGAAAGAGGGCGGATTTAACTATCTGCTGAAGAAGATTATCTGCCTGATGATGATCAGTCTGCCGCTGTCGTGGTGGCTGATCCAGGGCTACGGCATCATGGGTGCCGCCTGGAGCGTCTTCATCTCTGAACTTCTGTCCCTCACCGTAATGAATTACTTCTTCAATAACGGCGTCATTCAGAAGATTCAAGTTTCCTCACTCAACTACAAAACCTACAAATGA
- a CDS encoding transposase yields MRKSRYSEEQITNAIKASETGVKVREICEELGISEATFYSWKKKFSGLSSEEGRKIKELEDKLQNLTRELQSLSSDKEMLQSVLKNFFTTNEKRQAVNFLQTTFDIGTRRSCRLLDISRSVYHYPSGSDNR; encoded by the coding sequence ATGAGAAAGTCACGATATAGCGAAGAGCAAATCACAAATGCCATTAAAGCTTCTGAAACGGGAGTGAAAGTCAGGGAGATTTGTGAAGAGCTTGGCATTTCCGAGGCCACCTTCTATAGCTGGAAGAAAAAGTTTTCTGGGCTTTCTTCAGAAGAAGGTAGAAAAATCAAAGAGTTGGAGGATAAACTACAAAACCTTACCCGTGAACTGCAGTCACTGAGTTCCGACAAAGAGATGCTGCAAAGCGTGCTGAAAAACTTCTTCACTACAAATGAGAAGCGGCAAGCTGTTAACTTCCTGCAAACCACCTTCGACATTGGAACGCGTCGCAGCTGCCGCTTGCTGGATATTAGCCGCAGTGTTTACCACTATCCTTCAGGCTCCGATAATCGCTAA
- a CDS encoding DMT family transporter, whose protein sequence is MFAGIVFALAAGLMWGLIFVGPLLIPDYPGTLQSAGRYVAFGLVVLPLAWLDRRRLKQLARKDWLEALKLSLVGNLLYYACLASAIQRTGAPISTMIIGTLPVVITVTANLCYGHLEGRLSWRKLFPALLIIAAGLGCVNAAEMQMQGPDFDWSRYLTGLLLAILAVACWTWYPLRNGIWLRAHPQHKAGSWATAQGLVTLPLALVFYLLVCGQLYWQQPEFALPFGPQPTRFLLIMLAIGLICSWLGTLCWNAASQRVPTVIMGPLIVFETLAGLLWTFLWRQSWPPLLTGIGIGCLIVGVIYAMRIKPQPEVSAL, encoded by the coding sequence ATGTTTGCAGGAATCGTGTTTGCACTTGCCGCAGGATTGATGTGGGGGCTCATTTTTGTGGGACCGCTGCTGATACCTGACTATCCGGGTACCTTACAATCGGCCGGACGCTACGTGGCTTTTGGGCTGGTGGTATTACCGCTGGCATGGCTGGATCGCCGCCGTCTGAAACAGCTGGCACGCAAAGATTGGCTGGAAGCGCTGAAATTGTCGCTGGTCGGTAATCTGCTCTATTACGCCTGCCTTGCCAGTGCTATCCAGCGCACCGGTGCGCCGATCTCGACCATGATCATTGGCACCTTGCCGGTGGTCATCACCGTGACGGCCAACCTCTGCTACGGTCATCTTGAAGGGCGACTTTCCTGGCGTAAACTCTTTCCGGCGCTACTGATTATTGCTGCTGGCCTGGGCTGCGTGAATGCTGCGGAGATGCAGATGCAGGGGCCGGATTTTGACTGGTCGCGCTACCTGACAGGGCTATTACTGGCGATTTTAGCGGTCGCCTGCTGGACCTGGTATCCGCTGCGTAATGGCATCTGGCTGCGCGCGCATCCACAGCATAAAGCCGGTAGCTGGGCGACGGCACAAGGGTTGGTGACCTTACCGCTGGCGTTGGTGTTCTATTTATTAGTCTGCGGTCAGCTTTACTGGCAGCAGCCTGAGTTCGCTCTGCCATTTGGCCCGCAGCCCACGCGTTTTCTCCTCATCATGCTGGCGATTGGGCTGATATGTTCATGGTTAGGCACGCTATGCTGGAATGCGGCTAGCCAGCGTGTGCCAACGGTCATCATGGGGCCGCTGATTGTGTTCGAAACGCTGGCTGGTCTGCTGTGGACCTTTCTCTGGCGACAGAGCTGGCCGCCGCTGCTCACTGGGATCGGGATTGGCTGTCTCATCGTCGGCGTGATCTACGCCATGCGTATTAAACCGCAGCCGGAAGTCAGCGCGCTTTAA
- a CDS encoding AraC family transcriptional regulator yields MKVVPEIFPDKCDQAQFQHFAELPGIELYQAHISRYAFEPHTHEAFGIGTIESGAQRFRYRGTHYTAPQHSLVMMNPDELHTGESACDEGWRYRMIYIDPQEMERLTGDRHWWFSEALRTDARLAQPFSQRLAQMWQATSALERESLLLELLELLRPLAHQGKSRPEEGAHRFDAVKTYLRENLAEPIRLDELAALASLSPWHFLRSFKHHFHVTPHQMLMAFRLFDAKQRLGMGESAASVAAAVGLTDQAHLTRAFAHRYGITPGRYQKQVFPSR; encoded by the coding sequence GTGAAGGTGGTTCCGGAAATCTTTCCTGATAAGTGCGATCAAGCGCAGTTCCAGCATTTTGCTGAACTGCCGGGTATCGAGCTGTATCAGGCGCACATCTCGCGTTACGCCTTTGAGCCGCATACCCATGAAGCCTTTGGTATCGGCACCATTGAATCGGGTGCACAGCGTTTTCGCTACCGCGGCACGCACTATACGGCACCGCAGCATTCACTGGTGATGATGAACCCTGATGAATTGCACACCGGGGAATCGGCCTGTGATGAGGGCTGGCGTTATCGCATGATCTATATTGATCCGCAGGAGATGGAGCGGCTTACCGGCGATCGTCACTGGTGGTTTAGTGAAGCGCTGCGTACAGACGCCCGTCTGGCACAGCCGTTTTCCCAGCGGCTGGCGCAGATGTGGCAGGCCACTAGCGCGCTGGAACGCGAGAGTCTGTTGCTGGAACTGCTGGAGCTATTACGCCCGCTGGCCCATCAGGGAAAATCCCGACCCGAAGAGGGCGCCCATCGCTTTGATGCGGTAAAAACCTATCTGCGTGAAAACCTGGCGGAGCCGATTCGTCTTGATGAGCTGGCCGCCCTGGCGTCGTTGTCGCCGTGGCATTTTCTCCGCAGTTTTAAACACCACTTCCATGTCACGCCACATCAGATGCTGATGGCCTTTCGTCTGTTCGATGCCAAGCAACGTTTGGGGATGGGGGAAAGCGCGGCTTCGGTGGCGGCCGCCGTTGGATTGACCGATCAGGCGCACCTCACGCGCGCTTTTGCTCATCGCTATGGCATCACCCCTGGACGTTATCAGAAGCAAGTTTTCCCCTCGCGTTAA
- a CDS encoding isochorismatase family protein yields MANRVVVVVDMQNGVLASPRFDRDGRCQRINQLTAAADQVIFIQHVEPGLEVNSEGWQIVPELAQPANAIYVNKTACDSFWQTDLAAQLDQHGIESFVICGCATDYCVDTTIKVGASLGYHITVAADAHTTADRTYVSAQQQINQHNEVWADLIMPGNPVLVRDTEVLLREWRPH; encoded by the coding sequence ATGGCTAATCGGGTGGTAGTGGTAGTGGATATGCAAAATGGCGTGCTGGCTTCACCACGTTTTGATCGTGACGGACGTTGTCAGCGCATCAATCAACTGACGGCAGCGGCCGATCAGGTGATTTTTATCCAGCACGTTGAGCCAGGCCTCGAAGTGAACAGCGAAGGCTGGCAGATCGTGCCGGAATTGGCTCAGCCAGCCAACGCGATCTACGTTAACAAGACCGCTTGCGACAGTTTCTGGCAAACCGACCTGGCGGCTCAGCTTGATCAACATGGCATTGAGAGCTTTGTAATTTGCGGTTGTGCGACCGATTACTGTGTCGATACCACCATCAAGGTGGGTGCCAGCCTGGGCTATCACATCACCGTTGCCGCCGATGCGCATACCACTGCCGATCGGACTTACGTTTCCGCACAGCAGCAGATCAATCAGCATAATGAAGTCTGGGCGGATTTGATTATGCCGGGCAACCCGGTGTTAGTGCGTGATACTGAGGTGCTTTTGCGGGAGTGGCGGCCGCATTAG